The following are from one region of the Phycisphaerae bacterium genome:
- a CDS encoding TolC family protein, with protein MRKQAENMKNEQLKHVLPVLCMLLLIQLAGCTSSEEFYQEAGLSRDSAYRQWKSQREVQEQSQTRINGQLSLQDCLKLTIVNNKALQRVAQEKEFARGNELKSYSAILPSANLTGDYTRLDEVQSIAGFTIGDVDNYSAGLMVTQPVFAGGSIIANINAGKLFSLLTDQTVRATTQDVIYEAEQSYYDVLLNQHLYQISADAVRSSQAHLDDVEFKRSGGVASDFDVLRAQVELSNFQAELIKNKNAINVSKAQLLKVMGISQDSNFILLDELIYVPLKITMEQAVETAYHNRPDLYKRQFDIKYQKELLNIARSRYWPTISGFYDNSWAKPDPHNSTMIEWGSAWQAGVMATLPVFDGFSREGDIIQQKARFKQSQIDLIDAEETTLFELTKGLLSIEDAEEFVQSQQLNLTRAEEGSRLAQVGYREGINTQVEVIDAESALTEAKSFYYQAIYSHIIAKLYLQKAMGILTTFEAGRAENQVNPSETLSKETSTTFIDEKQEQTR; from the coding sequence ATGAGAAAACAAGCAGAAAACATGAAAAACGAACAACTAAAACACGTTTTGCCTGTGCTGTGTATGCTGCTTTTAATTCAATTGGCCGGCTGCACCAGCAGCGAAGAGTTTTACCAGGAGGCAGGTTTATCCAGAGATAGTGCTTATCGCCAGTGGAAAAGCCAAAGGGAAGTCCAGGAGCAATCTCAAACGCGGATAAACGGCCAGCTAAGCCTGCAGGACTGCCTGAAGCTTACCATCGTAAACAACAAAGCACTACAGCGTGTTGCTCAAGAAAAGGAATTTGCCCGCGGGAATGAGCTGAAGTCGTATTCAGCAATTTTGCCTTCGGCAAATCTCACCGGTGATTATACACGGCTTGATGAAGTTCAATCCATTGCCGGCTTTACGATTGGCGATGTAGATAACTATTCAGCCGGCCTTATGGTCACCCAGCCGGTCTTTGCCGGCGGCTCAATAATCGCCAATATAAACGCCGGAAAATTGTTTTCGCTGCTTACCGACCAGACGGTTCGTGCCACGACGCAGGACGTAATTTACGAAGCAGAACAATCCTATTACGATGTTCTACTTAATCAGCATCTATACCAAATAAGCGCTGACGCAGTCCGTTCTTCCCAGGCACATCTGGATGATGTGGAGTTTAAACGCTCCGGCGGCGTCGCCTCGGATTTTGACGTTCTGCGCGCCCAGGTGGAGTTGTCCAATTTCCAAGCCGAGCTGATAAAGAACAAAAATGCCATTAACGTATCAAAGGCACAACTGCTGAAGGTGATGGGCATTTCACAGGACAGCAATTTTATTCTATTGGATGAGCTAATTTATGTTCCTCTAAAGATCACTATGGAACAAGCAGTTGAAACGGCATATCACAACCGTCCTGATTTATATAAACGACAGTTCGACATAAAGTATCAGAAGGAATTGCTTAATATTGCCCGGAGCCGATACTGGCCGACTATCAGCGGCTTTTACGACAATAGCTGGGCAAAACCCGACCCGCACAACAGCACGATGATTGAGTGGGGCAGCGCCTGGCAGGCTGGCGTTATGGCTACGCTGCCTGTATTCGACGGTTTTTCTCGCGAAGGCGACATCATACAACAGAAGGCCCGGTTTAAACAATCCCAGATAGATTTAATTGACGCGGAAGAGACTACTTTATTCGAACTGACCAAAGGACTGTTGAGTATCGAGGACGCAGAGGAATTCGTTCAATCACAACAGTTAAACCTTACCAGGGCAGAAGAAGGAAGCAGACTTGCGCAAGTCGGTTATCGAGAGGGCATAAATACGCAAGTGGAGGTAATTGATGCCGAGTCGGCTTTGACCGAGGCAAAATCGTTTTATTACCAAGCTATATATTCTCATATAATTGCCAAACTTTACCTGCAAAAGGCAATGGGGATACTGACGACTTTCGAGGCCGGGCGGGCCGAAAACCAGGTCAACCCTTCAGAAACCTTAAGTAAAGAAACATCAACAACTTTTATTGATGAAAAGCAAGAGCAGACAAGATGA